Proteins from one Bartonella sp. HY328 genomic window:
- a CDS encoding CPBP family intramembrane glutamic endopeptidase, with amino-acid sequence MIVTIGCFALWFTAAWLSHLEAKSYWVPITILQFAGLIFPFFISWLMIRKKTFLKLDFYTRLTRFSKLQLKACFIAIIIMFGSILGATTISLFLGYSPSQFLLSDHASFSAGIFSGWVALLIAPIIEELSWHSYGTDCLRRSFNMFWTSIIFAVYWVFWHMPLGFIVNYYQANLIDEGWQYSLNFAVSLLPFVLIMNWLYYSARRSIIVAIVFHLCASVANELFQTHPDTKIIQTVLLLILTIGLLYRYPRIFFTK; translated from the coding sequence ATGATTGTCACAATAGGCTGCTTTGCTCTTTGGTTTACCGCCGCTTGGTTAAGCCATCTTGAAGCAAAATCCTATTGGGTGCCCATTACCATTTTACAATTTGCTGGGCTGATTTTTCCGTTTTTTATATCTTGGCTAATGATACGGAAAAAGACCTTTTTAAAATTAGATTTTTATACTCGTTTAACGCGGTTTTCAAAGTTGCAATTAAAGGCTTGCTTTATTGCGATTATTATCATGTTTGGTAGTATTTTGGGTGCAACGACCATATCCTTATTTTTAGGCTATAGCCCAAGCCAGTTTTTATTGTCAGATCATGCTTCCTTTAGTGCTGGCATTTTTTCAGGCTGGGTTGCATTACTGATTGCGCCAATTATTGAGGAGTTAAGCTGGCACAGCTATGGCACTGATTGCTTGCGTCGCAGTTTCAATATGTTTTGGACTTCGATTATTTTTGCGGTTTATTGGGTGTTTTGGCATATGCCACTTGGCTTCATTGTAAATTATTACCAAGCCAATCTGATAGACGAGGGCTGGCAATATAGTTTGAATTTTGCCGTTAGCTTACTGCCTTTTGTACTTATTATGAATTGGCTTTATTATAGCGCGCGCCGTAGTATTATTGTTGCCATAGTTTTTCATCTTTGTGCAAGTGTTGCCAATGAATTGTTTCAAACTCATCCTGATACAAAAATCATCCAAACTGTGCTTTTGCTTATCTTAACCATTGGATTGCTATATCGTTATCCGCGCATTTTCTTTACAAAATAA
- a CDS encoding sensor histidine kinase, with protein sequence MILNTNETATIDINMSSQKKSASQVASLNFHAAHENKIPFFSRIRTRLLLLMVLSVLITEILAFIPSIANMQSRWLENQTKSAMALSYVLLNEERIVLDHELQHRVLSATKALALTVTRDDGSIVAIRLNGQEYSIDQNIDLNKYSETELVISGLTTLFSNTPKIIRLFARTDDNNQVFSMTFTNSELREEMLRFTWKFAIISLTIAIVATTIIYLIVYELLVRPLRAIYLHMLDFVAEPENPNRIIVPEKRRDEMGVAQRRLADIEVELQQNYVRQKHLANLGLAVSKINHDMRNILASAQLISDHLAEVNDPLSKRLTPKLIHTIDRAINYTQSIMAYGRMQEQRPNLQLLSLHGLVNDIKENLAISGRELVNIHNKVPEDFEMLVDSEQLNRILTNLFRNAVQAMTSPAEMEKDKSRDITVSAYYENKSAILDIIDNGPGLPAKAKEHLFTPFDSSTGHGGTGLGLAICLELVRAHGGTIELVDDGEPGTHFRIRIPMAMDNLSKWYGAKKTA encoded by the coding sequence ATGATATTAAATACTAATGAAACCGCGACTATTGACATAAATATGTCAAGCCAAAAAAAATCGGCCAGTCAGGTTGCATCATTAAATTTTCACGCCGCCCATGAAAATAAAATTCCGTTTTTTTCGCGCATTCGCACACGCTTATTGCTTTTAATGGTGCTTTCAGTTCTCATTACTGAAATTTTGGCTTTTATTCCCTCCATTGCTAATATGCAAAGCCGCTGGCTTGAAAATCAGACCAAATCAGCTATGGCGCTATCTTATGTTTTACTCAATGAAGAAAGAATTGTCCTTGATCACGAGTTACAGCATAGGGTTCTTTCGGCAACGAAAGCCCTTGCTTTGACCGTAACTCGTGATGACGGTTCTATTGTGGCTATAAGGCTTAATGGGCAAGAATATTCAATAGACCAAAATATTGATCTTAATAAATATAGTGAAACAGAGTTAGTTATTAGTGGCCTGACAACTCTTTTTTCTAATACGCCTAAAATTATTCGTCTTTTTGCGCGCACCGACGATAATAATCAGGTATTTTCTATGACCTTCACCAATAGCGAATTGCGTGAAGAAATGCTGCGTTTTACATGGAAATTTGCGATAATTTCTTTAACTATTGCCATTGTCGCCACAACAATTATTTATCTCATTGTCTATGAATTATTGGTGCGCCCTTTGCGGGCGATCTATTTACACATGCTGGACTTTGTGGCCGAACCTGAAAATCCAAACCGTATCATTGTGCCAGAAAAGCGCCGTGATGAAATGGGGGTAGCGCAACGGCGCCTTGCAGACATTGAAGTTGAATTGCAGCAAAATTACGTGCGGCAAAAACATCTTGCTAATCTTGGCCTTGCAGTATCCAAGATTAATCATGATATGCGCAATATTCTAGCCTCAGCTCAGCTAATTTCGGACCATTTGGCCGAGGTTAATGATCCGCTAAGCAAACGCCTAACACCTAAATTGATCCACACCATTGATCGGGCAATCAATTATACACAAAGCATTATGGCCTATGGGCGAATGCAGGAGCAAAGACCCAATTTGCAATTATTATCCTTGCATGGGCTTGTTAACGATATAAAGGAAAACCTTGCCATATCGGGTAGAGAATTGGTAAATATTCATAATAAAGTCCCTGAAGATTTTGAAATGCTAGTTGATAGCGAACAGCTCAACCGTATTCTTACCAATCTGTTTCGCAATGCCGTGCAAGCCATGACCTCGCCGGCAGAAATGGAAAAGGATAAGTCGCGTGACATTACGGTTAGCGCTTACTATGAAAATAAGTCAGCTATCCTTGATATTATTGATAATGGGCCAGGATTACCTGCAAAAGCCAAAGAACATCTTTTTACGCCCTTTGATAGCAGTACAGGGCACGGTGGGACTGGCTTAGGTTTAGCAATTTGTCTTGAATTGGTGCGGGCCCATGGCGGAACAATTGAGCTTGTTGATGATGGTGAGCCAGGAACACATTTTAGGATTCGCATCCCCATGGCGATGGATAATCTGTCAAAATGGTATGGTGCGAAAAAAACCGCTTAA
- a CDS encoding TetR/AcrR family transcriptional regulator — MRVKNGDQHKQAIIAAATHLFSGRSVKDVSIDDIVKTAGIAKGTFYLYFTSKKALLSHLAEDWVGKMVSKVNEIAARTDMSAFQLFIVAFFSLKEIENDQPYLHAALDTANNIDLHEQINIAWVKQIGVALAPLIERGCCEGDFDVEDALSTIQFILAGQAYLLGNKQFSWSEAECQAHFIAVLKLAERALGVKQGRLLEAFLGNDLYQKKD, encoded by the coding sequence ATGCGTGTGAAAAACGGTGACCAGCACAAGCAAGCAATTATTGCGGCAGCAACGCATTTATTTAGCGGGCGTAGCGTAAAAGATGTTTCCATTGATGACATAGTAAAAACTGCAGGAATAGCTAAGGGGACCTTTTATTTATATTTTACATCGAAAAAGGCTCTGCTTAGCCATTTGGCTGAGGATTGGGTGGGCAAGATGGTAAGCAAAGTAAACGAGATTGCAGCAAGGACTGACATGAGCGCCTTCCAGCTTTTTATTGTTGCATTTTTTTCCTTAAAAGAAATCGAGAATGATCAACCTTATCTCCATGCTGCATTGGATACGGCTAATAATATTGACCTTCATGAGCAGATCAATATCGCCTGGGTCAAACAGATAGGCGTAGCGCTTGCCCCATTGATAGAACGTGGCTGTTGCGAAGGGGATTTTGATGTCGAAGATGCCTTGTCGACGATTCAATTCATTCTGGCTGGTCAAGCTTATTTACTTGGTAATAAGCAGTTTTCATGGAGTGAAGCCGAATGTCAAGCGCATTTTATTGCCGTTTTAAAATTGGCGGAGCGTGCGCTGGGGGTAAAACAGGGCCGCTTGCTTGAGGCCTTTTTAGGCAATGATTTATATCAAAAGAAAGATTAA